A single Polynucleobacter acidiphobus DNA region contains:
- a CDS encoding MarR family winged helix-turn-helix transcriptional regulator, whose translation MNNISVIKELVRAYQGFETYSSAHIRQLGLTPVQFDVIATLGNQPPMSYKQLGKRTLISKSSLTGVVERMITKGFIVTLENPEDARSLLLKLTAKGQRVFEKVFPEHLAYLERAFKKLPVKRLKEITESLIELKSIFNEPRS comes from the coding sequence ATGAACAATATATCCGTCATCAAAGAACTAGTTCGAGCTTACCAAGGCTTTGAAACATACTCATCTGCCCATATTCGGCAATTGGGCCTCACCCCGGTTCAGTTTGATGTGATTGCCACCTTAGGTAACCAGCCCCCGATGTCCTATAAGCAGCTGGGGAAGAGGACCCTGATTTCCAAGAGCTCTTTGACCGGCGTGGTGGAGCGCATGATCACTAAGGGGTTCATCGTGACCCTAGAAAATCCAGAGGATGCGCGTAGTTTGTTATTGAAACTAACGGCCAAAGGCCAAAGGGTCTTTGAGAAAGTTTTCCCTGAGCACTTGGCGTATTTAGAGCGGGCATTTAAGAAGCTACCCGTCAAGCGCCTAAAGGAAATTACCGAGTCTTTAATTGAACTCAAATCTATTTTTAATGAACCAAGGAGCTAA
- a CDS encoding DoxX family protein — MNAFENGVNLLGRIAIAALFLPAGLNKLAAFEGTSGYFSSLGLPMVAVLVWLVIAIEVLGGIAILIGYQTRLVAICLAIFTLLASIAGHAYWAVPADAVFIQQLLFFKNIAVVGGLLVLASAGAGSLSIDGRVRKDRSSGRPAVQA; from the coding sequence ATGAATGCATTTGAAAATGGTGTGAACCTATTAGGACGTATCGCGATTGCGGCCTTATTTTTGCCGGCTGGACTCAATAAACTGGCAGCGTTTGAAGGAACCAGTGGTTACTTTAGTTCGTTAGGCTTACCCATGGTGGCCGTTTTGGTTTGGCTTGTAATCGCGATTGAGGTACTTGGCGGGATTGCCATCCTGATCGGGTATCAAACGCGTCTAGTAGCCATTTGCTTGGCAATTTTTACGCTTTTAGCTAGTATCGCAGGTCATGCGTATTGGGCGGTTCCTGCCGATGCGGTCTTTATCCAACAGCTCTTGTTTTTTAAGAACATTGCAGTGGTGGGCGGTCTCTTAGTATTGGCTTCAGCCGGCGCTGGCTCATTGAGCATCGACGGACGAGTTCGGAAAGATCGTTCATCAGGCAGACCCGCAGTACAGGCCTAA
- a CDS encoding cupredoxin domain-containing protein, producing the protein MIRKFFLVLAIVSLPQLGLAHGDQHKKSAQPANFIQEDWGIGANKSEVNRTVLITMTDKMRFHPDRIEVRLGETIRFQVKNDGKLMHEMVIGTKPVLDKHAELMLKNPNMEHDEAYMAHVAPGKTGEIIWKFNRKGSFDFACLMAGHYQAGMIGKIEVKE; encoded by the coding sequence ATGATTAGAAAATTCTTCTTAGTACTCGCTATCGTTTCATTACCTCAGTTAGGACTGGCACATGGCGATCAACATAAAAAATCTGCTCAGCCTGCCAATTTTATTCAGGAAGATTGGGGGATTGGGGCTAATAAGAGCGAAGTAAATCGAACGGTCTTAATTACTATGACCGATAAGATGCGTTTTCATCCCGATCGGATTGAAGTGAGGCTGGGCGAAACCATTCGCTTTCAAGTGAAGAACGATGGCAAATTAATGCATGAAATGGTCATTGGTACTAAGCCCGTTCTGGATAAGCATGCCGAATTGATGCTGAAAAATCCCAATATGGAGCATGATGAAGCCTATATGGCACATGTAGCGCCTGGTAAGACTGGTGAAATTATTTGGAAGTTCAATCGCAAGGGCAGCTTTGACTTTGCATGCTTGATGGCTGGACATTATCAAGCTGGCATGATTGGAAAAATTGAGGTGAAAGAATGA
- a CDS encoding DUF3147 family protein produces MTWIVTKYLLTAAMVVFISEVAKRSDKLGGFIAALPLMTLLTLTWLFIENQSEEKISNHAYYTFWYVIPTLPMFLVFPYLLPKLGFWLTMGSCVLLTFVCFGIFVLIMKNFGVELL; encoded by the coding sequence ATGACTTGGATAGTTACTAAATACCTTTTAACAGCGGCAATGGTGGTATTCATTAGCGAAGTTGCCAAACGCAGTGATAAGTTAGGTGGCTTTATTGCCGCCCTACCGCTGATGACTTTGTTAACCCTCACTTGGTTATTTATTGAAAACCAAAGTGAAGAAAAAATAAGCAACCACGCCTACTATACCTTTTGGTATGTGATTCCGACGCTGCCCATGTTTTTGGTATTTCCTTACCTACTGCCTAAACTAGGCTTTTGGCTCACGATGGGTTCTTGCGTTTTACTGACCTTCGTATGCTTCGGGATTTTTGTACTAATTATGAAAAATTTCGGGGTCGAGCTGTTGTGA
- a CDS encoding copper-binding protein has protein sequence MKKLLLPILLLLSFSAHSVEWTKGEIRRIDIDNKKITIRHQEIKSLDMPEMSMVFQVENATLLQGYSVNERIEFVAEMKDKKYFVKEIRKSN, from the coding sequence ATGAAAAAGCTCCTTTTACCAATCCTTCTATTACTTAGTTTTTCAGCTCACTCGGTAGAGTGGACCAAGGGTGAAATTCGACGAATTGATATAGACAATAAAAAAATTACCATTCGGCATCAGGAAATCAAAAGCCTGGATATGCCCGAAATGTCGATGGTTTTTCAAGTTGAAAATGCCACTCTTTTACAAGGCTATAGCGTCAATGAGCGCATCGAATTTGTCGCTGAAATGAAAGATAAGAAGTACTTTGTCAAAGAAATTCGGAAAAGTAACTAA
- a CDS encoding heavy-metal-associated domain-containing protein, giving the protein MRFTVSGMTCGGCIRAVTRAIQSADPNAQVKVDLPTQSIELQTVLSTSEAQNLIEDAGFPIAKIQ; this is encoded by the coding sequence ATGAGATTTACAGTTTCTGGGATGACTTGCGGGGGCTGCATTAGGGCGGTAACTAGAGCGATTCAATCGGCCGATCCGAATGCACAAGTTAAGGTGGATTTACCTACTCAATCCATTGAATTACAAACTGTACTTAGCACCTCCGAGGCTCAAAATCTCATTGAGGATGCTGGTTTTCCGATTGCAAAAATTCAATAG
- a CDS encoding DUF411 domain-containing protein, with product MNAYRRSLLLGVLLFPAYGFAAPEKLEITMWRGPKCKCCKDWATYLEKNGFIVKVNNDGNTEIRQKLGMPVQFGSCHTALINGYVIEGHVPAEEIRRLLAEKPKVLGLTVPAMPLGSPGMDGPEYKGKKDPYDVLIIDTKGKPSIYQSYRNLH from the coding sequence ATGAACGCTTATCGTCGATCTTTACTTTTAGGAGTCCTTCTATTCCCTGCATATGGCTTTGCCGCACCTGAGAAATTAGAGATCACTATGTGGCGTGGCCCAAAATGCAAATGTTGCAAGGACTGGGCAACCTATTTAGAAAAAAATGGTTTTATTGTAAAAGTCAATAATGATGGCAATACCGAGATTCGGCAAAAGCTTGGTATGCCAGTTCAGTTCGGATCATGTCATACAGCCTTGATTAATGGCTATGTGATTGAAGGTCATGTACCTGCTGAAGAAATTAGGCGTTTGCTCGCTGAAAAGCCTAAGGTATTAGGCCTAACGGTTCCGGCGATGCCATTGGGATCGCCTGGCATGGATGGTCCTGAATATAAGGGAAAAAAAGATCCTTATGATGTTTTGATTATTGACACCAAGGGCAAGCCAAGTATCTATCAGTCCTATAGAAATCTACACTGA
- a CDS encoding TolC family protein produces the protein MKRILFGLLLSTALQAHGYSVWIEQNNLVGEIGGWRTYAKEKAPEQALPQGATYSLSQAIERSLSQQLDWTNYLPGSESIQNFYLLTPAQRSALQQRYTIIYETTKSYYELVALKEKSRYMADVVDAVQAASELTNRMQKVGNINQLGQLKQQKELLKTQLEMQSLQTKTKEATERFIQRMNFDQRNLKLDVENRLPTPPKDVRKLTDKERRAIDLGDINSPATVQVRSNARIAYENYRERFQKVRTYQIEVLPNQKKISEEKLLRYNAMLIDVFHLLEDAEDQRKTVMQYIDANAAFLIQSVRLEKALIDAQMDFSNINAR, from the coding sequence ATGAAACGAATACTTTTTGGTTTACTTTTAAGTACTGCACTGCAAGCGCACGGCTATTCTGTTTGGATTGAGCAAAATAATCTGGTTGGTGAAATTGGGGGTTGGCGTACTTACGCCAAAGAAAAGGCCCCAGAGCAAGCCTTGCCCCAAGGGGCCACTTATTCACTAAGTCAGGCGATCGAGCGATCCCTTAGTCAGCAGTTGGATTGGACCAATTATTTACCCGGCTCAGAATCGATCCAAAATTTCTATTTACTAACCCCAGCACAACGCTCAGCACTTCAACAACGCTACACCATCATTTATGAAACCACTAAATCTTATTACGAGCTAGTCGCTCTTAAGGAGAAATCAAGATACATGGCAGATGTTGTGGACGCTGTTCAAGCAGCCTCAGAACTCACCAATCGGATGCAAAAGGTTGGCAATATCAATCAACTGGGACAGCTTAAACAGCAAAAAGAACTGTTAAAGACTCAGCTAGAAATGCAATCACTGCAAACGAAAACCAAAGAAGCAACCGAGCGTTTTATTCAGCGGATGAACTTTGATCAGCGCAATCTTAAATTAGACGTGGAAAATCGCCTGCCAACTCCCCCAAAAGATGTGAGGAAATTAACAGATAAAGAGAGGCGGGCTATTGACTTGGGTGACATCAACAGTCCAGCTACCGTTCAAGTTCGTTCTAACGCACGCATTGCCTATGAAAACTACCGAGAGCGATTTCAAAAGGTAAGGACTTATCAAATAGAAGTTTTGCCGAACCAAAAGAAAATTTCTGAGGAAAAATTACTCCGCTATAACGCGATGCTGATTGATGTATTTCATTTGCTTGAAGATGCTGAGGATCAGCGTAAGACAGTGATGCAGTACATCGATGCAAATGCAGCCTTTTTAATCCAATCGGTACGCCTAGAAAAGGCGCTAATTGATGCCCAGATGGATTTTTCTAACATTAATGCGAGGTAA
- a CDS encoding CDGSH iron-sulfur domain-containing protein, with protein sequence MKPTIAQLSPFAVEVTAGKTYYWCSCGLSKNQPFCDGSHKTTSFTPIAFTPEKTETVYLCGCKHSAKGAFCDGSHNKL encoded by the coding sequence ATGAAGCCAACCATTGCCCAACTATCTCCCTTTGCCGTCGAAGTCACTGCCGGAAAGACTTATTACTGGTGCTCGTGTGGCCTGAGTAAAAATCAACCGTTTTGTGATGGTAGCCACAAAACAACTTCGTTCACGCCCATCGCATTTACGCCCGAGAAGACCGAGACCGTTTACCTCTGTGGTTGTAAACACAGTGCCAAAGGGGCATTTTGCGACGGTAGTCATAACAAACTCTAA
- a CDS encoding multicopper oxidase family protein codes for MNSRRAFLSGAAVTMAAAGVSRHALAGLPEPVIQTSPNTQNPLFPKTGREYNPVVTLNGWTLPWRMNQGVKEFHLVAEPVVREMAPGFKAHLWGYNGQSPGPTIEVVEGDKVRIFVTNKLPEHTSIHWHGQRLPNGMDGVAGLNQPAIPSGKTFVYEFTARRPGTFMYHPHADEMTQMAMGMMGFWVTHPKGKNPDIDEVNRDFCFLLSSYDIDPGSFTPNPMTMLDFNIWSWNSRVFPGIDTLNVRLNDRVRIRVGNLTMTNHPIHLHGHEFQITGTDGGPTPKANRWYEVTADVAVGQMRQLEFLADEEGDWAFHCHKSHHTMNAMGHDMANLIGVDHRGVAGKIKKLIPDYMVMGERGMADMTEMEMPLPENTIPMMTGDGPYGSVEMGGMFSILKVRKNQPHNDYKNTGWYKQPPGTQAYEWKGQLPTIKRSQSAGSSAMNRVHNQPEVEVNIVKPSGHFKHNH; via the coding sequence ATGAATTCACGTAGAGCATTTCTAAGTGGTGCGGCAGTGACTATGGCAGCCGCTGGAGTTAGTCGTCACGCCTTGGCGGGCTTACCCGAGCCTGTTATTCAAACCAGCCCTAATACACAAAATCCACTGTTTCCCAAAACCGGTCGTGAGTACAACCCAGTTGTTACTCTCAATGGTTGGACTTTGCCATGGCGAATGAATCAAGGGGTAAAAGAGTTCCATTTAGTGGCAGAACCTGTGGTACGGGAAATGGCGCCTGGCTTTAAAGCCCACTTATGGGGGTATAACGGCCAATCCCCTGGGCCAACAATTGAGGTTGTTGAAGGCGATAAAGTACGCATTTTTGTAACCAATAAGCTACCAGAGCACACCTCAATTCATTGGCATGGTCAACGCTTGCCAAATGGTATGGATGGGGTGGCTGGCTTAAATCAGCCTGCAATCCCATCGGGCAAAACATTTGTTTATGAATTTACTGCTCGTCGTCCTGGAACATTTATGTACCATCCACATGCTGATGAAATGACTCAAATGGCGATGGGCATGATGGGCTTTTGGGTAACTCACCCCAAAGGCAAAAATCCGGACATTGATGAAGTCAATCGTGATTTTTGTTTTTTACTGAGCTCCTACGATATTGATCCGGGTAGTTTTACGCCTAACCCAATGACGATGCTCGACTTTAATATTTGGTCTTGGAATAGCCGGGTATTTCCTGGTATCGATACTCTGAATGTTCGCTTAAACGATAGGGTACGAATTCGGGTTGGAAATCTAACCATGACGAATCATCCCATTCATTTGCATGGCCATGAGTTCCAAATTACCGGGACCGATGGTGGGCCGACCCCAAAGGCTAATCGCTGGTATGAAGTAACTGCTGATGTTGCAGTGGGTCAAATGCGACAGCTTGAATTCTTGGCTGACGAGGAGGGCGATTGGGCGTTTCATTGCCATAAAAGCCATCACACCATGAATGCGATGGGCCATGATATGGCTAATCTAATTGGAGTTGATCATCGTGGCGTTGCTGGAAAGATAAAAAAACTTATTCCAGACTACATGGTGATGGGTGAGCGTGGCATGGCCGATATGACCGAAATGGAAATGCCATTACCTGAAAATACGATTCCAATGATGACTGGCGATGGCCCATATGGCTCGGTTGAAATGGGTGGCATGTTTAGTATCCTGAAGGTTCGTAAAAATCAACCGCACAATGACTACAAAAATACTGGTTGGTACAAACAGCCTCCCGGAACCCAGGCTTATGAATGGAAGGGGCAGCTGCCTACGATCAAGCGAAGTCAATCAGCCGGCTCCTCAGCCATGAATCGGGTTCATAACCAACCAGAGGTTGAGGTCAATATCGTTAAACCATCCGGACATTTCAAACATAATCACTAG
- a CDS encoding thioesterase family protein, producing the protein MKITLKPGIRYTHTFTVPKSKTVPALYPESEEFLIMPEVFATGYLVGFLEWACIRAINPHLDWPEEQTVGTHIDVSHEAATPPGLTVTAKVELIAVEGKKLTFSVEAHDGVDLISKGRHERFVINRKKFDERVISKGP; encoded by the coding sequence ATGAAAATTACCCTCAAGCCCGGCATTCGATACACCCATACCTTTACAGTTCCCAAATCCAAAACCGTTCCAGCCCTTTATCCAGAGTCCGAAGAGTTTCTCATCATGCCGGAGGTATTTGCCACAGGTTATCTGGTTGGGTTTTTAGAGTGGGCTTGCATTAGAGCAATTAATCCTCATTTGGACTGGCCAGAAGAGCAAACCGTAGGTACTCATATTGATGTGAGTCACGAGGCCGCAACACCACCAGGCCTAACGGTCACAGCCAAGGTAGAACTGATTGCAGTCGAGGGTAAAAAACTTACGTTTTCAGTAGAGGCCCATGATGGGGTCGATCTAATTTCCAAAGGGCGCCATGAGCGCTTTGTCATTAATAGGAAAAAGTTTGATGAGCGGGTGATTTCGAAGGGGCCCTAA
- a CDS encoding nitrite/sulfite reductase, translated as MYRYDEIDQSLVQERSAQFAEQVVRRLKHQISEDEFKPLRLQNGLYLQRHAYMLRVAIPYGMLSSAQLRTLAKIAKYYDRGYGHFTTRQNIQFNWIDLEEAPLILEELAAVQMHAIQTSGNCIRNITSDPFAGVAADEYIDPRPICELLRQWSTLHPEFAFLPRKFKIAVNSAAEDRTVLLCHDVGIELKRGDQDVLLANIYAGGGMGRTPMLAELIKTDMPWQDLPAYLTALLRVYNRHGRRDNIYKARIKILVKALGVDDFAKQVEEEWTHTKITYAPWTDVDWQRVAQHFTKPPYKKLPALFQEQFIQALQPNERVGFMRWFERNVREHQVAGYSSVVLSLKPHRTQAPGDATAEQMNAIAELADRYSFGELRVTHEQNLVLADVESTQLVALWQEAKRLGLALSNIGLLTDIIACPGGDFCSLANAKSIPIAKAIQERFDHLDYLHDVGDVSINISGCINSCGHHHVGNIGILGVDKDGEEWFQVTLGGAQGHEAAIGKVIGRAFLADEIPAVIDRLIKTYVNERYDGERFIQTVWRLGLEPFKQAAYADDAKEKEGVV; from the coding sequence ATGTACCGATATGACGAAATCGACCAATCCCTAGTTCAAGAACGCAGCGCTCAATTTGCGGAACAGGTCGTACGTCGCTTAAAGCACCAGATTTCCGAAGATGAGTTCAAGCCATTGCGACTTCAAAATGGCTTATATCTACAGCGTCACGCCTATATGCTGCGAGTGGCGATTCCCTATGGCATGTTGAGCTCTGCGCAACTGCGAACCCTAGCCAAGATTGCCAAGTATTACGACCGCGGATATGGCCATTTCACAACCCGCCAGAACATTCAATTCAATTGGATTGATTTAGAAGAGGCGCCACTTATCCTTGAAGAGTTGGCTGCAGTGCAAATGCACGCAATCCAAACCTCCGGTAATTGTATTCGTAATATCACGAGCGATCCATTTGCGGGTGTAGCAGCTGATGAATATATTGATCCAAGACCGATTTGCGAGCTCTTGCGCCAATGGTCGACGCTACACCCAGAGTTTGCCTTCTTGCCTCGCAAGTTCAAGATTGCGGTCAATAGCGCCGCAGAAGATCGCACGGTTTTGTTATGCCATGACGTGGGAATTGAGCTCAAACGAGGTGATCAGGATGTATTGCTAGCCAATATCTACGCGGGTGGAGGAATGGGTCGCACCCCTATGTTAGCTGAACTGATTAAAACAGATATGCCATGGCAAGACCTGCCCGCTTATCTCACAGCACTCTTGCGGGTTTACAACCGCCACGGTCGGCGGGATAACATTTACAAAGCCCGTATCAAGATCTTGGTTAAAGCTCTTGGAGTCGATGATTTTGCTAAGCAAGTGGAGGAGGAGTGGACGCATACGAAAATCACTTATGCACCATGGACTGATGTCGATTGGCAGCGGGTAGCGCAGCACTTTACCAAGCCGCCTTATAAAAAACTACCAGCCCTATTCCAAGAACAATTCATTCAAGCACTTCAACCGAATGAGCGTGTTGGCTTTATGCGCTGGTTCGAGCGCAATGTACGTGAGCATCAGGTAGCTGGGTACAGCAGCGTAGTGCTCTCCTTAAAACCCCATCGAACCCAGGCCCCGGGCGATGCTACGGCTGAGCAGATGAATGCCATTGCCGAGCTAGCCGATCGGTATAGCTTTGGCGAACTGCGGGTAACCCATGAGCAAAATTTGGTATTGGCCGATGTGGAATCGACTCAATTAGTTGCCTTGTGGCAAGAGGCTAAACGACTGGGACTGGCGCTGAGCAACATTGGTTTACTCACTGACATCATTGCATGCCCGGGCGGCGACTTTTGCTCGCTCGCCAATGCAAAATCCATCCCGATTGCTAAAGCGATTCAAGAGCGTTTTGATCATCTCGATTACTTGCACGACGTGGGCGATGTTTCTATCAACATCTCAGGGTGCATTAACTCCTGTGGGCATCATCATGTGGGCAATATCGGCATCTTAGGGGTTGATAAGGATGGCGAGGAGTGGTTTCAGGTTACCTTGGGTGGCGCGCAAGGTCATGAGGCAGCGATTGGTAAGGTCATCGGTCGCGCTTTCTTAGCAGATGAGATCCCTGCGGTGATTGACCGACTCATCAAGACCTATGTCAACGAGCGTTACGATGGCGAGCGCTTTATCCAAACCGTATGGCGCTTGGGTCTTGAGCCATTTAAGCAGGCAGCCTACGCCGATGATGCCAAAGAGAAAGAGGGCGTCGTATGA
- a CDS encoding DODA-type extradiol aromatic ring-opening family dioxygenase yields the protein MSITVRMPTWFIPHGAGPCFFMEWSPTHAWDRTADFLKGLAKTLPAAPKAIVMVSAHWLESNVSVTGSPNPELIYDYYGFPEHTYALQYPAKGEPLLAKAIVQRLNDAGVPASIHPSRGFDHGMFIPMLLMFPNADIPVVQLSLNSNLDAQTHLEIGQALASLRDEGILIIGSGMSFHNMRGYGKPQFGPISDAFDDWLTQTVESDPIIRNERLANWASAPSARPSHPLGEEEHLLPLMVVAGAASNGMGKQVFTDRVLETTISAFAFN from the coding sequence ATGTCCATCACAGTGCGAATGCCTACTTGGTTTATTCCCCATGGAGCAGGCCCATGCTTTTTTATGGAATGGAGTCCAACTCATGCATGGGATCGAACCGCAGATTTTCTTAAGGGTTTAGCGAAGACTTTGCCTGCAGCGCCTAAAGCGATTGTGATGGTGTCCGCCCATTGGTTGGAATCCAACGTGAGTGTGACCGGTAGCCCAAATCCAGAGCTCATTTATGACTACTATGGCTTTCCAGAACACACCTATGCGCTTCAATACCCTGCAAAGGGTGAGCCATTATTGGCTAAGGCCATCGTGCAACGCCTAAATGATGCCGGTGTGCCAGCATCCATTCATCCAAGTCGAGGGTTTGATCATGGCATGTTTATCCCCATGCTACTCATGTTTCCAAATGCTGACATCCCAGTCGTGCAGCTGTCACTCAATAGTAACCTAGATGCACAAACCCATCTCGAGATAGGTCAGGCTCTGGCTTCCCTGCGCGATGAAGGGATCTTGATAATTGGAAGCGGTATGAGCTTTCACAATATGCGGGGCTATGGTAAACCCCAGTTTGGCCCAATTTCAGATGCCTTTGATGACTGGTTAACCCAAACCGTCGAATCAGATCCTATTATTCGAAATGAACGGCTGGCCAATTGGGCGAGCGCTCCCTCGGCAAGGCCATCCCATCCCTTGGGGGAAGAGGAGCATTTATTGCCACTTATGGTTGTAGCAGGCGCGGCATCCAACGGCATGGGTAAACAAGTTTTCACAGACCGTGTCCTGGAAACCACCATATCTGCTTTTGCTTTTAACTAA
- a CDS encoding YkvA family protein produces the protein MKIFQRIQSWAKELKRDVLVLWFALKNPEIPFIARAVAFITVAYALSPIDLIPDFVPILGYLDDLILIPIFIWITIKLVPDDVMAQSRKQAQELLESKQLRPKSYLGLFIILLIWLLITAIFINYLF, from the coding sequence GTGAAAATATTCCAAAGAATTCAGAGTTGGGCAAAGGAGCTCAAGCGCGATGTCTTAGTTTTATGGTTTGCTCTTAAAAATCCTGAAATACCATTTATAGCGAGGGCGGTAGCATTCATTACAGTCGCTTATGCCCTAAGTCCGATCGATTTAATTCCAGACTTTGTTCCAATACTTGGTTATCTTGATGACCTTATTCTGATCCCAATATTTATTTGGATCACAATTAAATTAGTACCCGATGATGTGATGGCTCAATCACGAAAACAAGCTCAAGAGTTGTTGGAATCAAAGCAACTTAGGCCAAAAAGCTATTTAGGACTATTCATAATTTTGTTAATTTGGCTTTTAATTACAGCTATTTTCATTAACTATTTGTTTTAA